From Electrophorus electricus isolate fEleEle1 chromosome 8, fEleEle1.pri, whole genome shotgun sequence, the proteins below share one genomic window:
- the txnipa gene encoding thioredoxin interacting protein a, with amino-acid sequence MVAMSKSVKVFEIVFNDPSKTFYSSGDKVAGKVLVEVCETTRVLAMKVQGVGCAKVEYAKGKQKCREEIDYLKYDDVVHLDDHPADTDGSVVLRPGNKYEYTFGFELPQHGQLVSSYKGKFGCVQYFVTAIMERPAQAALECKKHFDVEEPLDVNTPDLLSPTGGMKEKKVTCMFIPDGQVSLNAKIDRRGFCEGEEISIDAKFENTCSRIVVPKAAIVAKHTYQANGRTKLFRQKLSSVRGNHIISGMCDAWQGKTIRVPKIKPSILGCNIIRVEYALMIYVHIPGSEKLVLELPLVIGTVPYNGFSSRTNSMSSQEGTASMSSASWLSMSMPSSAPPSYCNVTRDFSFDQPLTPLLNDYDGGDSPIFMNSFPFPPLPAYSEVEEEYNGNTQMLPVY; translated from the exons ATGGTAGCGATGTCCAAGAGTGTAAAGGTCTTTGAGATCGTGTTCAATGATCCGTCAAAGACGTTTTACAGCAGCGGAGACAAAGTGGCCGGGAAGGTGTTGGTGGAAGTGTGCGAGACGACCAGAGTGCTGGCGATGAAAGTGCAGGGGGTCGGATGCGCCAAGGTGGAGTACGCGAAGGGAAAACAGAAATGTCGCGAAGAAATCGACTATCTGAAATACGATGACGTCGTCCATCTGGACGATCACCCTGCAG aCACCGATGGTTCAGTGGTCCTCCGCCCTGGGAACAAATACGAATATACTTTTGGCTTTGAACTTCCACAACACGG GCAGCTGGTGTCCTCATACAAGGGCAAGTTCGGCTGCGTGCAGTACTTCGTGACGGCTATTATGGAAAGGCCCGCTCAGGCTGCCCTCGAGTGCAAAAAACACTTTGACGTGGAAGAGCCTCTTGACGTGAACACCCCAGACCTTCTG TCTCCGACTGGCGGTATGAAAGAGAAGAAGGTGACATGCATGTTTATCCCAGACGGCCAGGTGTCTCTAAACGCCAAGATCGACCGGCGGGGCTTTTGCGAAGGCGAGGAGATTTCCATTGATGCCAAGTTTGAGAACACCTGCTCTCGCATCGTGGTACCCAAGGCTGCCATTGTGGCCAAGCACACCTACCAGGCCAACGGGCGCACCAAGCTCTTCAGGCAGAAGCTCTCCTCTGTCCGGGGAAACCACATCATCTCTGGCATGTGTGACGCCTGGCAGGGCAAGACCATTCGCGTACCCAAGATCAAGCCCTCCATCCTGGGTTGCAACATCATCCGTGTGGAATATGCCCTCATG ATCTATGTCCACATCCCAGGTAGCGAGAAGCTGGTCCTGGAGCTACCCCTGGTCATTGGCACCGTGCCCTACAATGGCTTCTCCAGCCGCACCAACAGTATGAGTAGCCAAGAGGGCACGGCCAGCATGTCCTCGGCCAGCTGGCTGTCCATGAGCATGCCGTCCTCAGCGCCGCCCAGCTACTGCAATGTGACCCGTGACTTCTCCTTCGACCAGCCACTCACACCCCTCCTGAATGACTATGATGGTGGAGACAGCCCTATCTTCATGAACTCCTTCCCGTTCCCACCACTGCCTGCCTACTCAGAG gtggaggaggagtaCAACGGCAACACTCAAATGCTGCCCGTGTACTGA
- the mtx1b gene encoding metaxin-1b isoform X1, producing MAAPMQLYCWKGDYGLPSVDIDCLTVLAYAKFAGAPLKVHKLTNPWRSPTGILPTLQTRGEGSVSQPSKIIIHLRKQKYNADYDLSAKEGADTLAFVSLLEEKLLPALIYTLWIDSKNYVDVTRRWYAENVPFPLNFVLPNRMHAQRLGRLQLVREDPALEPGEQLEQELYQEALECMTLLSQRLGSQKFFFGDSPSALDAYVFGHLAPLLKIKLPNRKLQQYLSSLENLQLFCTNILALYFPSEIQAAPVHTAPTQADGGDMDHEPHKRWNQVMSVLFAMGAMLGYAILTGIITIKSAHPHLQESRHDDVDEEGEEED from the exons ATGGCTGCTCCCATGCAGTTGTACTGTTGGAAAGGCGATTATGGATTACCGTCGGTTGATATCGACTGTTtaactgtgctg GCCTATGCCAAGTTTGCAGGCGCCCCACTCAAAGTTCACAAGCTCACCAACCCCTGGAGGAGTCCCACAG GAATTCTGCCTACATTACAGACCAGAGGGGAAGGGAGTGTTTCCCAGCCCAGTAAGATCATCATTCATCTCAGGAAACAG AAATACAACGCAGACTATGACCTGTCAGCTAAGGAGGGTGCAGACACACTGGCCTTTGTCTCTCTGCTGGAGGAGAAGCTGCTCCCAGCTCTG ATTTACACACTGTGGATCGACAGCAAGAACTACGTGGATGTCACCCGGCGCTGGTACGCAGAAAATGTCCCCTTCCCCCTCAACTTCGTGCTGCCCAACCGCATGCATGCTCAGAGGTTGGGGCGGCTCCAGCTGGTCAGGGAGGACCCCGCACTGGAGCCCGGTGAGCAGCTTGAACAGGAG CTCTACCAGGAAGCATTGGAGTGCATGACTCTACTGTCACAGAGGCTCGGCTCACAGAAGTTCTTCTTTGGAGATTC GCCGTCCGCGCTGGATGCGTATGTGTTCGGGCACCTGGCTCCCCTGCTGAAGATTAAACTCCCAAACAGGAAGCTCCAACAATACCTCAGCTCCCTGGAGAACCTGCAGCTCTTCTGCACTAACATCCTGGCACTTTACTTCCCCTCCGAGATCCAAG CAGCTCCAGTCCATACGGCACCAACGCAGGCTGATGGCGGAGACATGGACCATGAACCCCACAAGAGGTGGAACCAAGTCATGTCCGTCCTGTTTGCCATGGGGGCCATGCTGGGTTATGCCATCCTCACTGGCATCATCACCATCAAGAGCGCCCATCCACATCTACAGGAGTCCAGGCATGATGACGTTGacgaggagggggaggaggaggactAA
- the mtx1b gene encoding metaxin-1b isoform X2 produces the protein MAAPMQLYCWKGDYGLPSVDIDCLTVLAYAKFAGAPLKVHKLTNPWRSPTGILPTLQTRGEGSVSQPSKIIIHLRKQKYNADYDLSAKEGADTLAFVSLLEEKLLPALIYTLWIDSKNYVDVTRRWYAENVPFPLNFVLPNRMHAQRLGRLQLVREDPALEPGEQLEQELYQEALECMTLLSQRLGSQKFFFGDSPSALDAYVFGHLAPLLKIKLPNRKLQQYLSSLENLQLFCTNILALYFPSEIQAPVHTAPTQADGGDMDHEPHKRWNQVMSVLFAMGAMLGYAILTGIITIKSAHPHLQESRHDDVDEEGEEED, from the exons ATGGCTGCTCCCATGCAGTTGTACTGTTGGAAAGGCGATTATGGATTACCGTCGGTTGATATCGACTGTTtaactgtgctg GCCTATGCCAAGTTTGCAGGCGCCCCACTCAAAGTTCACAAGCTCACCAACCCCTGGAGGAGTCCCACAG GAATTCTGCCTACATTACAGACCAGAGGGGAAGGGAGTGTTTCCCAGCCCAGTAAGATCATCATTCATCTCAGGAAACAG AAATACAACGCAGACTATGACCTGTCAGCTAAGGAGGGTGCAGACACACTGGCCTTTGTCTCTCTGCTGGAGGAGAAGCTGCTCCCAGCTCTG ATTTACACACTGTGGATCGACAGCAAGAACTACGTGGATGTCACCCGGCGCTGGTACGCAGAAAATGTCCCCTTCCCCCTCAACTTCGTGCTGCCCAACCGCATGCATGCTCAGAGGTTGGGGCGGCTCCAGCTGGTCAGGGAGGACCCCGCACTGGAGCCCGGTGAGCAGCTTGAACAGGAG CTCTACCAGGAAGCATTGGAGTGCATGACTCTACTGTCACAGAGGCTCGGCTCACAGAAGTTCTTCTTTGGAGATTC GCCGTCCGCGCTGGATGCGTATGTGTTCGGGCACCTGGCTCCCCTGCTGAAGATTAAACTCCCAAACAGGAAGCTCCAACAATACCTCAGCTCCCTGGAGAACCTGCAGCTCTTCTGCACTAACATCCTGGCACTTTACTTCCCCTCCGAGATCCAAG CTCCAGTCCATACGGCACCAACGCAGGCTGATGGCGGAGACATGGACCATGAACCCCACAAGAGGTGGAACCAAGTCATGTCCGTCCTGTTTGCCATGGGGGCCATGCTGGGTTATGCCATCCTCACTGGCATCATCACCATCAAGAGCGCCCATCCACATCTACAGGAGTCCAGGCATGATGACGTTGacgaggagggggaggaggaggactAA